The Lysobacter gummosus genome includes a region encoding these proteins:
- the dnaJ gene encoding molecular chaperone DnaJ, with amino-acid sequence MSKRDYYEVLGVARNASDDDLKKAYRRCAMKHHPDRNPGDSAAEAAFKECKEAYEVLADANKRRAYDQHGHAAFEHGMGGNGGGGPGFADMGDIFGDIFGNIFGGGGGGARGPRRGADIGYVMELSLEEAVGGVEKQIEIPTLDACESCKGSGSSDGKVETCTTCNGRGQVRFQRGIFSMQQACPHCNGRGQTIANPCGDCHGQGRIERTKTLSVKIPAGVDNGDRIRLTGEGEAGPAGSPPGDLYVEVRVREHDIFQRDGDDLHCDVPIRISQAALGDIIRVPTLGGEVELRIPFETQSGKLFRLRDKGVKSVRSRKTGDLYCRVVVETPVNLTVEQRELLEKFEATFVGEGARKHSPRSSTFLDGVKGFWDRMTS; translated from the coding sequence ATGAGCAAACGCGACTACTACGAAGTGCTGGGCGTTGCGCGCAACGCCAGCGACGACGACCTCAAGAAGGCCTATCGCCGCTGCGCGATGAAACACCACCCGGACCGCAATCCGGGCGATTCGGCCGCCGAGGCCGCGTTCAAGGAATGCAAGGAGGCCTACGAGGTCCTGGCCGACGCCAACAAGCGCCGCGCCTACGACCAGCACGGCCACGCCGCGTTCGAACACGGCATGGGCGGCAACGGCGGCGGCGGTCCCGGCTTCGCCGACATGGGCGATATCTTCGGCGACATCTTCGGGAATATTTTCGGCGGAGGCGGCGGCGGAGCGCGCGGCCCGCGTCGCGGCGCCGACATCGGCTACGTGATGGAGCTGTCGCTGGAAGAAGCGGTCGGCGGCGTCGAGAAGCAGATCGAAATCCCGACCCTGGACGCGTGCGAGAGCTGCAAGGGCAGCGGCTCGTCCGACGGCAAGGTCGAGACCTGCACTACCTGCAACGGTCGCGGCCAGGTGCGTTTCCAGCGCGGCATCTTCTCGATGCAGCAGGCCTGCCCGCATTGCAACGGTCGCGGCCAGACCATCGCCAATCCCTGCGGCGACTGCCACGGCCAGGGCCGGATCGAGCGCACCAAGACCTTGTCGGTGAAGATTCCCGCCGGCGTGGACAACGGCGACCGCATCCGCCTGACCGGCGAAGGCGAGGCCGGCCCAGCCGGTTCGCCGCCGGGCGACCTTTACGTGGAAGTGCGCGTGCGCGAGCACGACATCTTCCAGCGCGACGGCGACGATCTGCACTGCGATGTGCCGATCCGCATTTCGCAGGCCGCGCTGGGCGACATCATCCGCGTGCCGACCCTGGGCGGCGAAGTCGAGCTGCGCATTCCCTTCGAAACCCAGAGCGGCAAGCTGTTCCGTCTGCGCGACAAGGGCGTCAAGTCGGTGCGCAGCCGCAAGACCGGCGACCTGTACTGCCGCGTCGTGGTCGAGACCCCGGTCAACCTGACCGTGGAGCAGCGCGAGCTGCTGGAGAAATTCGAAGCCACCTTCGTCGGTGAGGGCGCGCGCAAGCATTCCCCCCGTTCCTCGACCTTCCTCGATGGGGTCAAGGGATTTTGGGACCGGATGACGTCTTGA
- a CDS encoding DUF3857 domain-containing transglutaminase family protein: protein MHTTTLRLFAVTALALASASALAQNAAPAKTASAAKAAAKPEAADEAPARVERQHISYTVQADGSYIEQRESALKVLQAPAIERAKHESISYSASIQTLEVTEAYTRKADGRRVDVPKSNFQVETNEGRAGGGPAFSDIATTSLVFPDVEVGDTVVVNYKLIGKQPMFDRQFSVLDNVSANSYQGDLKVRIDTPASLWSQNRTFGAMKQVRDETVGDRHIVEWTYQNLTPAKDTRRDYSVYKVEDFPGYAFSTFRNYGQIAAAYGERALPKAAPTPRVRKLADEIAAGKKDQREVAKALYEWVSTNIQYAGNCIGLGAVVPRDQEFVLDNRIGDCKDHATLLQALLAAKNVPATQALINAGNVYQLPDIPVASSVNHVLNYLPGLDLYVDATAKGIPFGDLPVAVAGKPVLRVDQPELKAATAPLSSKRNRQRMVTDLIVQEDGSVKGKVEVELEGQPAIETRAAFRKVREKDSQEMIKKYFEAGGLSAQGSFTQDDPQALLDKHRYSAQFEVKQMLPVPGAFPVAPLFFNPMPVATFASSAQYDDSVYESEGQCIGGRSEEIYRIEFPATMKVIAVPPDARQEWEGSSYEAKYTLKGNVLEARRVIVDASQGPVCTQAHNRGYQQFAKKVLPNLKAQLVYQ from the coding sequence ATGCACACCACCACACTGCGGCTGTTCGCCGTCACCGCGCTGGCCCTGGCGAGCGCGTCCGCGCTGGCGCAGAACGCCGCGCCGGCGAAAACTGCGTCTGCCGCCAAGGCCGCCGCCAAGCCCGAAGCCGCCGACGAAGCGCCGGCGCGGGTCGAGCGCCAGCACATCAGCTACACCGTCCAGGCCGACGGCTCCTACATCGAGCAGCGCGAGTCCGCGCTGAAGGTGCTGCAGGCGCCGGCGATCGAGCGCGCCAAGCACGAGTCGATCAGCTACAGCGCCAGCATCCAGACCCTGGAAGTGACCGAGGCCTACACCCGCAAGGCCGACGGCCGCCGCGTCGATGTGCCCAAGTCGAATTTCCAGGTCGAGACCAACGAAGGCCGCGCCGGCGGCGGGCCGGCGTTCTCCGACATCGCCACCACCAGCCTGGTGTTTCCCGATGTCGAAGTCGGCGACACGGTGGTGGTCAATTACAAGCTGATCGGCAAACAGCCGATGTTCGATCGCCAGTTCTCGGTGCTCGACAACGTCAGCGCGAATTCCTACCAGGGCGACTTGAAAGTCCGGATCGATACGCCGGCCAGCCTGTGGTCGCAGAACCGGACCTTCGGCGCGATGAAGCAGGTGCGCGATGAGACCGTCGGCGACCGTCATATCGTCGAATGGACCTACCAGAACCTGACGCCGGCGAAAGACACGCGCCGCGATTATTCGGTTTACAAGGTCGAGGATTTCCCCGGCTACGCGTTCTCGACCTTCCGCAACTACGGCCAGATCGCCGCCGCCTACGGCGAACGCGCGCTGCCCAAGGCCGCGCCGACGCCGCGCGTGCGCAAGCTGGCGGACGAAATCGCCGCCGGCAAGAAAGATCAGCGCGAGGTGGCGAAGGCGCTGTACGAGTGGGTGTCCACCAACATCCAGTACGCCGGCAACTGCATCGGCCTGGGCGCGGTGGTGCCGCGCGATCAGGAGTTCGTGCTCGACAACCGCATCGGCGACTGCAAGGACCACGCGACCTTGCTGCAGGCCTTGCTCGCGGCCAAGAACGTGCCGGCGACGCAGGCGCTGATCAATGCCGGCAACGTCTATCAGCTGCCGGATATCCCGGTCGCTTCCAGCGTCAATCACGTGCTCAATTATCTGCCCGGGCTGGATCTGTACGTGGACGCCACCGCCAAGGGCATTCCGTTCGGCGATCTGCCCGTCGCGGTCGCCGGCAAGCCGGTGCTGCGCGTGGATCAGCCCGAATTGAAGGCCGCCACCGCGCCGTTGTCGTCCAAGCGCAATCGCCAGCGCATGGTCACCGATCTGATCGTGCAGGAGGACGGTTCGGTCAAGGGCAAGGTCGAGGTCGAGCTGGAAGGCCAGCCGGCGATCGAAACCCGCGCGGCGTTCCGCAAAGTGCGCGAGAAAGACTCGCAGGAGATGATCAAGAAGTACTTCGAGGCCGGCGGCTTGAGCGCGCAGGGTTCGTTCACTCAGGACGATCCGCAGGCCTTGCTCGACAAGCATCGCTACAGCGCGCAGTTCGAGGTCAAGCAGATGCTGCCGGTGCCGGGCGCGTTCCCGGTCGCGCCGCTGTTCTTCAATCCCATGCCCGTGGCCACGTTCGCCAGCTCGGCGCAGTACGACGACAGCGTGTACGAAAGCGAAGGGCAGTGCATCGGCGGGCGTTCGGAGGAGATCTACCGGATCGAGTTTCCGGCGACGATGAAGGTGATCGCGGTGCCGCCGGATGCGCGCCAGGAATGGGAGGGTTCCAGCTACGAGGCCAAGTACACGCTCAAGGGCAATGTGCTGGAAGCGCGGCGGGTGATCGTGGACGCCAGCCAGGGGCCGGTGTGCACGCAGGCGCACAACCGCGGCTACCAGCAGTTCGCGAAGAAAGTGCTGCCGAATCTGAAGGCGCAGTTGGTGTATCAGTAA
- the dapB gene encoding 4-hydroxy-tetrahydrodipicolinate reductase, with amino-acid sequence MNEPTKTPIKLLVHGASGRMGQALLRLAAERADLNVAAAYSRSSPAQRVIDGVPHFATAELSGAPEFDVVIDFSLPQGFDPVLALCAQRGKALVSGTTGLSSAQNTAINDAASRIAVVWAANYSLGVAVLTELVRRAAAALPGWDCDVIEAHHTRKLDAPSGTALHLGAAAAIGRGEEPHYASLRAGDIVGEHTVQFASAGERLELIHRATNRDIFARGALEAALRVAHQAPGRYGLAELMFPNL; translated from the coding sequence ATGAACGAGCCCACCAAGACCCCGATCAAACTCCTCGTCCACGGCGCTTCCGGGCGCATGGGCCAGGCTTTGTTGCGATTGGCCGCCGAGCGCGCCGATCTGAACGTCGCCGCCGCGTATTCGCGATCCTCGCCGGCGCAGCGGGTGATCGACGGCGTCCCGCATTTCGCCACCGCCGAATTGTCCGGCGCGCCCGAGTTCGACGTGGTCATCGACTTCAGCCTGCCGCAGGGCTTCGACCCGGTGCTGGCCTTGTGCGCGCAGCGCGGCAAGGCCCTGGTGTCGGGCACCACCGGCTTGAGCTCGGCGCAGAACACCGCGATCAACGACGCCGCCTCGCGCATCGCGGTGGTATGGGCGGCCAACTACAGCCTGGGCGTGGCGGTGCTGACCGAACTGGTGCGCCGCGCCGCGGCGGCGTTGCCGGGCTGGGACTGCGATGTGATCGAAGCACACCACACCCGCAAGCTCGACGCGCCGTCGGGCACCGCGCTGCACCTGGGCGCCGCCGCCGCGATCGGCCGCGGCGAAGAGCCGCACTACGCCAGCCTGCGCGCCGGCGACATCGTCGGCGAGCACACCGTCCAGTTCGCCTCGGCCGGCGAGCGGCTGGAGCTGATCCATCGCGCGACCAATCGCGACATCTTCGCCCGTGGCGCGCTCGAAGCCGCTCTGCGCGTGGCTCACCAGGCGCCCGGCCGCTATGGGCTGGCGGAGTTGATGTTTCCGAATCTGTGA
- the carA gene encoding glutamine-hydrolyzing carbamoyl-phosphate synthase small subunit, protein MTQPAILALEDGTVFEGVSVGAPGLSVGEVVFNTAITGYQEILTDPSYARQLVTLTYPHVGNTGITAQDDEAHQVWASGLIVRDVPRRPSNWRSQIALPQWLSDRGVVAISDIDTRKLTRLLRDTGAQNGALMAGEIDVEKALEAARKFPGLKGMDLAKEVCTRERYEWTEGQLDLDRNAFVSAESRFHVVAYDFGVKLNILRMLAERGCRVTVVPAQTSAADVFALKPDGVFLSNGPGDPEPCDYAIAAIKEFIASKIPTFGICLGHQLLGLASGAKTLKMKFGHHGANHPVQDLDSGRVMITSQNHGFAVDEATLPANVRVTHRSLFDGSNQGIALTDAPAFSFQGHPEASPGPHDVSPLFDRFVSMLEQAKA, encoded by the coding sequence GTGACCCAACCCGCAATCCTCGCACTCGAAGACGGAACCGTGTTCGAGGGCGTTTCCGTAGGCGCGCCCGGCCTCAGCGTCGGCGAAGTCGTATTCAACACCGCCATCACCGGCTACCAGGAAATCCTCACCGATCCCTCGTATGCGCGCCAGCTGGTCACGCTGACCTATCCGCATGTCGGCAATACCGGCATCACCGCCCAGGACGACGAAGCGCATCAGGTCTGGGCCTCGGGCCTGATCGTGCGCGACGTGCCGCGCCGCCCCAGCAACTGGCGCAGCCAGATCGCCCTGCCGCAGTGGCTGTCCGATCGCGGCGTGGTCGCGATCTCCGACATCGACACGCGCAAGCTGACCCGTCTGCTGCGCGACACCGGCGCGCAGAACGGCGCGCTGATGGCGGGCGAGATCGACGTCGAAAAAGCGCTGGAAGCCGCGCGCAAGTTCCCCGGCCTGAAGGGCATGGACTTGGCGAAGGAAGTCTGCACGCGCGAGCGCTACGAATGGACCGAAGGCCAGCTCGATCTGGACCGCAACGCTTTCGTTAGCGCCGAATCGCGCTTCCACGTGGTCGCGTACGACTTCGGCGTCAAGCTCAACATCCTGCGCATGCTCGCCGAGCGCGGCTGCCGCGTGACGGTGGTTCCGGCGCAGACGTCGGCCGCCGACGTGTTCGCGCTGAAACCCGATGGCGTGTTCCTGTCCAACGGCCCCGGTGATCCGGAGCCCTGCGATTACGCGATCGCGGCGATCAAGGAATTCATCGCCAGCAAGATTCCGACTTTCGGCATCTGCCTGGGCCATCAACTGCTCGGCCTGGCCTCCGGCGCGAAGACGCTGAAGATGAAGTTCGGCCACCACGGCGCCAATCATCCGGTGCAGGACCTGGATTCCGGCCGCGTGATGATCACCTCGCAGAACCACGGCTTCGCCGTCGATGAAGCCACGCTGCCGGCCAACGTGCGGGTGACCCATCGCTCGCTGTTCGACGGCAGCAACCAGGGCATCGCCCTGACCGACGCGCCGGCCTTCAGCTTCCAGGGCCATCCGGAAGCCAGCCCGGGTCCGCACGACGTGTCGCCGTTGTTCGACCGCTTCGTCTCCATGCTCGAGCAGGCCAAGGCCTGA
- a CDS encoding DUF6973 domain-containing protein, with product MSAAPASPPRRRRWRLRVLAVLVALGAYPAFVMIAVYSQWFAADLPGGRNGPADAYRHSLASAIVAYTLSPRCVGWVTAVMERGGQGNASRAMDAHNNAIGAHLGASAENWTAMQREVRAAVDHGAIDARSPEQITWRAPEAWQDRLY from the coding sequence ATGAGCGCCGCGCCGGCCTCGCCGCCGCGCCGACGCCGCTGGCGTCTGCGCGTGCTGGCGGTGCTGGTCGCGCTCGGCGCGTATCCCGCCTTCGTGATGATCGCGGTGTACTCGCAGTGGTTCGCCGCGGATCTGCCCGGCGGACGCAACGGCCCGGCCGATGCGTACCGCCACAGCCTGGCCAGCGCGATCGTCGCCTACACCCTGTCGCCGCGCTGCGTCGGCTGGGTGACCGCGGTGATGGAACGAGGCGGGCAGGGCAACGCGAGCCGGGCGATGGACGCCCACAACAACGCGATCGGCGCGCATCTGGGCGCCTCCGCTGAAAACTGGACCGCGATGCAGCGCGAGGTTCGCGCCGCGGTCGATCATGGGGCGATCGATGCGCGATCGCCCGAGCAAATCACCTGGCGCGCCCCCGAGGCGTGGCAGGACCGACTTTACTGA